In the genome of Anaerolineaceae bacterium oral taxon 439, the window ATATACCGGAATCCCGCTGAAGACTTTTCAGGGCGCTGGCCGGCCGTTCGAGATCAAGCAGATGGACGTGACGATCCGCGGCGCGGGAACGTATTTCGTGCGCGCGATGATGCCGGATATCAGGATGTCCGGTGCCGGAAGCGGACCTTGGTACCCGAACAACGCGATGATGGAATTCTACCTGACGGTTCCCGAAAAAGCCGGCGAGAATACCTGCTCGAGCGAGGGCTCGGACGGGATGTATAAGGTGATCTGGGATGGCTGCGGCGAGAATTACGTTCCCCAGACGCAGAAGTTCGAAGCGGTCAACGAGAAATATGGGTTTATCTCGAATTATTCGGCGCTGACGCTCGAATACCGGTTGAACCCGTCGAAGTCGAGCCTGACGTCGGTCGCGGAGATCGCGGAGCTGGAATGCGAATGGCAGCTGTTAGCCGAGGGATACACGATCGATGGGTCCGGCTGCTATAAGGATAAGATTATTCTCCCGCCGTTCACGCGCGCGATTATCAAGGGCGGGAAGATCGTTATGCCGGTGAAGCCGACGTTTTATCAGAACGATACGCTCAGCGAATTTGTCATGGCGTATACGCGGCGAACCACGGAACAGAATACTAACCTGTTTATTAACGCCACGGATCAGGAATGCCCGCGCGAGCCGATTCCGGATACCGGGTATTCGCTGCGTTCGCCGGCGCCGATGAGCGCGGCGGATCAGTCCGGCTTTATTTTCACGGGCAATACGCTCGAGATTCCGGCGATCGGGCTGGGGACGGAATACCCGATTGAAATCGTGCATATCAACTATCTGAACGGGAAGGACCTGTCCGGCGGGTATGACCTGAAGGTCTTGGGCGGGTATGTCGGCGAGCTTGAGGGCGGCGCTTATCTTCCGTATCCGGGGAATACCGTCCTGACGGGGCATTATTATTCTCAGGGCGTCTTCGTCAACCTGACCAGTCTGCATATGGAAGATGAAATTATTATCTATGGGACGGACGGATATAAGTACACGTACCGCGTCAACAACTCGTTCTGGACGAAGCCGGACGACGCGTACATGATGTTCCAGCCGAACGGCGAGCGGTCGCTGACGCTGGTGACCTGCGACGATTATAACTTTATCGACGACGAGTATAAAAAGCGCTATATCGTCCAGGCAACGATTTCGTCGATCGAACCATATAACAAGGAATAAAGGTTTTATTCATAATTTTACGGTAAAAAAACCGCTCTTCAAAGAGCGGTTTTTTTACCGTAAATCAGTCGTCTTTTTTGATCGCTTCGCGGGCTTTCGCTAAAATATCTTCGACGTCCGCCGCAGCGTCTTTCACGACGTTCTCAGCTTCTTCCGCAGCGTTTTCGGCCTTTTCGGCGGCGTCGCCGCGGGCGGCGGCCAGCGCGGCTTTCGCGCGTTCAACGCTGTCGTTCGACGACGGCGCGGCGGTTTTCGCCGTTCCGCTTCCGGTCTGCGCGCCGCTTTTATCGAGGAGATACCCGACCGCCAGTCCGCCGATCAGCCCGATTGTCAGCGCAGTGTTCAGGTTGACCGAGTCGACGAACGTTCCGACGGCGTACCCCAAAACGATCCCAACGATGCAGCAAATTATTAAAATCCGATTCGCAGCCATGACTTCTATCATCCTCCGATTCCTTAATAGATTCAATCGACGCTCCTGATTATACTTCATGCGCCGCGATCGCGTCCGTTCGAGCGGGGCGGGCGGCATCCGTGATAAAATGAACAAATGCCGGAGAGATCAAGAGAACAGGTTCCCTCGAAAGGATCTTCATTTATTAAATCGACCGCAATTTTAGCCGGGGCGATGGTTTTTTCTCAGATTTGCGGGCTGCTCAGTAAGAGCCTGCTCGGGTCGACGTTCGGAACGTCGGCGGAGCTCGACGCTTATCTGGCGTCGAACCGGCTGACGGAAACGATCTTCAACCTGGTCGCCGGCGGCGCGCTCGCCAGCGCGTTCGTCCCCATGTTCAGCACGCTGCTGGACCGGGATGACGCGCGCGGAGCCTGGAAGCTGGCGTCGAATATCGTCAATATCCTGATTCTTGTGCTGCTGGTCCTGACGGCGCTGCTGTACGCGTTCGCCGGGCCGGTTGCGGAGAACTTTCTCGTTCCCGGGTTCAAGGCGCAGGATCCGCTGATGCAGCGGCTGACCGCCGAGCTGCTGCGGATTCAGCTGCCGTCGATCCTGATTTTCGGTCTCAGCGGCTTGCTGATGGGGATTTTGAATTCGCATGGGAACTTCCTGCTTCCGGGATTGGCCCCGGCCATGTACCAGATTGGCATCCTGATTGGCGTGACGATCCTGGCGAAGCCGTTCGGGATCCGCGGCCTGGCGTATGGCGCGGTTCTTGGCGCTGCGCTGCACCTTTCAGCTCAGCTTCCCGGCTTAATCCGGATCCGGACAAAGCGCTATTTCGCTTCGTTCGGGTTCCGCGACAGCGCTGTGATCGAGGTGATCCGGCTGATGATCCCGCGGCAGGTCGGCGCGTCCGCGGTCCAGCTGAACTTTCTGGTCAATAATTTTATCGCTTCGTATCTTCCGGCGGGCTCGATCACCGCTGTGTCGTTGGGCCTGACGATTATGCTCATGCCGCAGGCGGTTATCGCTCAATCGGTCGCGACCGTTTCGCTGCCGCGCTTTTCGGTCCTGGCCGGGCGCGGCGAGCTGGACAGAATGCGCAGCGCGCTGGCGGATACGCTGCGACTGGTGCTGCTGCTGTCGCTGCCCGCGGCGGTGGGGCTGATTCTCTTCGGGAGCGAGATTGTGCGGCTGATTTTCGAACGCAGCGCGTTCAATCCGCAAATGTCGGAAATGGTGAATTGGGCGCTGCGCTGGTACAGCGTCGGGCTGGTATTTCATTGTATCGTTGAGGTCGTATCGCGCGCGTTTTACGCGGTTCACGATACGAAGACACCGGTGATCGTATTGTTCTGCGCGATGGGCCTGAACATGGCGCTCAGTTTCCTGCTGACCGAAGGATTTTCGCGCGCCGGACTGTATCCGCATGGCGGGGTGGCGTTGGCGAATTCGATCGCGACCGGGTTGGAAATGGCGGCGCTGCTGACGCTGATGCGCCGGAGGCTGGACGGCCTTTCCGGAAAACGGATCGTCCGCGTGCTGGTTCAGGGCGGGGCCGCGGTCAGCGCGATGATCGCGTTTATTTTCCTCTGGCGCGCGGCGGCGGGGAAGCTCGCGCCGCTGCTGTATCTTGCCGGAGGGATTGGCGGCGCGGTCTTCGTGTACGCGGGTGGCTGCCTGGCGGCGAAGGTCGAGGAATCAGCGCTGATCCGCCGCGCCCTTCGCCGTTTTTTCGTCCGATGAAACGGACTCATGATACGATTTTTCCGTATTCACGTTCCAGATATTCGCTTTCGTTTCCAGCCCGGCGCATAAATTTTTGACCGCTTCGAACGCGGTGACCATCGAATGGTCCGTGTTGTTGTAACGGTGCTGCCCGTTGCGCCCGATACAGGAAAGGTTGGCGATTCCGTCAAGCCAGCCGGTCAGCTCGCCGATCCGGTCGTAGGTATCGAAGTAGGCGGGATAGGCCTTCTGAACGTGTTCGACATGCCAGTCGAGGACGTCGCCGGCTTCGGCGACGCCGATTTTTTCGAGCTCGCCGATCGCAAACGCGCTGAACGCTTCGTCGCTCATCGTCCAGAGATCGTCGCCCTCGGCGCAGAAATATTCCAGCCCGATTCCGACGTTCTTTTCAAAATCGCTGATCAGGTAGGGCGACCAGTTGTTGAAAACCTGGATCCGCCCCATCCGCACATTCGGTTCCTGAACGTAAATCCAGCAGTCGGGAATTCGATCGCCGACGGTCCGGAGCCGCGTCCTGTTCTTCAGGAGCAGCTTTTTCAGCTGGAGCCCTACGGTAATAAAGTCGCGGTACGGAAGGCCGGCGGCGATTTCGCGGATCGGCGCCGGAACCGCGCCGGGGTTCGCTCGTTCGATCCCGGCGATCAGGTCTTTCAGCGGCATGGAAGAAAAGACGGCGTCAGCGGCGAGCGTTTCTTCTCCGGCCGGACTCTCAACGATTACCGAGGCGATCCGTCCGTTCGCGAGCGTCAGCCCTACCGCTTTCCGGTTCATGCGGATTTCGCCGCCCATCGCGCGGATTTCGTCGGCGACCTTTTCCCAGAGCTGTCCCGGACCCAATTTCGGGTACCAGAAGCTTTCGATCAGCGACGTTTCGACGGTCCGCTTCTTCCGCCAGGCGGACGGGAGGATTTTTGAAAGCATATCGGCGAGAATCCTGCGAATCGAGAGCCCTTTGACGCGCTGCGCCCCCCAGTCGGCGGAGATTTCCGACGGGTGGCGCCCCCAGACTTTTTCCGTGTATGACTCGAAGAAAAGCGCGTAAAGCTTTCGCCCGAACCGGTTGCAGTAGAAGTTTTCCAGCGAGGTTTCCGGGAGCTTGACAACGTAGGTTTTCAGGTAGCTGAACCCCGCTTCAAGCGTCCGGATCAGTCCGAGGTTCCGGAAGGTCTGAGCCTTGAACGAAATCGGGTAATCGAAGAATTTTCGGAGCGAATAAATTCGCGAAACACGGCGACGGAGAAGCATGACGAGGTCGGTTTTCTCAGGGTCAGGCCCGCCGGGAACGTACGGCTTTTCCTCGCCGGGGCCGAGGATCCGGTCGTCCTTCGCCGGCGCGCCCTGGATCGGGAGCCGCTCTTCCCACCAGCGCATGACGGACGCGTCTTTGGAAAAGAAGCGGTGACCGCCGATATCCATCCGGTTCCCGTTGTAAACGACCGTTCGGGAAATCCCGCCGATAGCGTCGGAGGCTTCTAAGATCTGGACGTCAAAGCGGTCGCCCGCCGTTTTCAGGATTTCATATCCCGCCGTCAGCCCCGCCGGACCGGCGCCAATAATGATTACGCGTTGTTTTTTGGGATCGCTCGTCATTGCAGTTTGTCCTCGTTTGTGTTTATGGTGTTTTTTTATTCAGGCAGTTTTCAAGGCCCGATCCCCTCGGACGGTTTATTGAACGATGTATTCAGTCCAGAGCGCGCCGCGCTGCTGCGGCCCCAACCCGAAGGTCATCCCGCTCGGGCTGGAGAGTTTGAAATCGACCCGCTGCGTCCCCGATCCGAAAACGGGGTAGGAAATTGTCACGTCGCCTTCCTGTCCGGGCTGGATCGTCGTCCCGAAGCGGAAAAGCCGCTGCGCGCCGGGCTGGAGCCCGGCGGTCGCGACCATGAAATAATCTTCGGCCAGCGGGCAGCTCCCGTCGTTTCGGAAGCGCCAGGTTTTGGTCATGCGCTGACCCTGCGCAATGGCCTGCCCGTCGGGCGTGACGTCGGCGACGAACCCGACCCGGTCAGTACAGCCCTGCGGGCGGTCCGGCGCGTCCGTCATCGCGCTCCTTTCGATTGGATCGGGAAGTCCGGAGGCTTTTTCGCCGTCGACTTCGCCGGCGCTGACGGCGCAGCGGAAGCCGAAGGATTGCGGATTCGCGCCTTCGACGCCAAAGCGCCCAGCCAAAAGCCAGCCGGATTCAAACTGCGCGTCTGCGGCTGAGCCGCCTTTGACCGTTCGCGTCGTTCCGCTGAGAGGGCCCTGCGGATTTTCCATCCCGGCGGACATGACGCGGTTCTCGCTGTAAAAATCGTTGGTCCATTCAGCAACGTTCCCGCCCATCGAAAGCGCGCCGTACGGGCTCCGGTCGAAGGTTTCGGCGTCGTCCGCCGGACGGAGCGCGCCTAAAACGGACGCGTCCGCCTGCGAATACGGACTGTCGTTCCCCCAGGGGAAGAGCGCGCCGTTCGTTCCGCGCGCCGCCTTTTCCCATTCCGCTTCGGTCGGCAGCCGCTTTCCAGCCCAACGGCAGTAGGCTTCCGCGTCCGCCCAGGCGATCCCGACAGCCGGGAGAGCGTCGTCGGCTGGGAAGCGCGGATCGGTTGGCTCGGCGCAGATCGTCGACTGAGCGCAGCTGCGGTACTGTCCGGCGCTGATTTCAGTCTGGTCGATCCAGAACGAATCGACGATCGCTTCGGTCATCGGCGTTAAAATCGAGAGATTGAAATCGAATTTCCCGTCGAGCCCCATCTTGAACGCGCCGCCGGGAACGTAGACCATTTCCTGCCGGTCTTTCAGCCAGACCAGCCCCGCGCCGATTTCCGTTCGAATCGGGAGGTTTTCCTGAAGCGGGGCAGCGTTCGAGGCTTCGTCGGGAATGGCCTGGTTCTCCGAGACCGAGGCGTTTTCCGGCGTGGCTTCGGCGGCGATCGGCAACGTGACTTTTTCAGCCAGGACGGTTTGCGTCAGGTTAAGCGCGTCGAGCGTTCCGCGGTAATTCGGGCGATCGCCGACCGGGATTACGCTCAGGTAGCGATAGAGGAAGAATCCGCCGGCGATAACGCCGATCGCGAAGAACGCGCTCAATACGCCGGCGAGCGAACGCCGCCGGCGGGCCGATTTATCATAGTCTTTGATCGTGTAGCCTGGGCGCGGCTTCGGTTCGGCGGGCTCTTCCGATTGGATCGGCGCGGCCCCCGCTGGGCGTTCCTTCCCGGCCGAGGGACGCGCCGCCGTTGGGCGGGGAAGCGCGGCGGCGGGTTCTTCGTTCGTCCAGCGCTCCAGGATGCTCCGGAAGTCGTTGAATACGTCGATCCCCGAAGAAAAACCTTCTTCGCGGCTGGGGGTCAGGCATCGCAGAATCAGGTCAGAAATATCGCGGGCGGGAAAGCCCTGAAAATTCGCGAAACCCGCTTCGTAGTATTCGTAGTACTGGTTGGCGTTGCGCCTCGAATCGGCGACGGACGCGCCGTAGGGGATCAGCCCGGTAAACAGTTCGGCGAGAACGACGCCCAGCGCGAAAACGTCGTCGCGTTCGGTCGGCTCCTGATCGTTCGACGCGGCATGCCGATAGCGTTTCAGCTTCGCGTCGTATTCGGTCGGAAGCGGTAAAAAGGAAACGAGCGCTTCTTCGTTATCGGCGATCAGGACATGATTCGAGCTCAGCGATCCATGCGCTATGCCCTGCCCATGCAGCGCGGCTAACGCTGAAACGATCGAATAACCGAAGCCCATCGCCCGATTTATTTCCAACGGCCGCCCGCTTTCTTTTAAAACGTCCGCGAGCGATTTTCCGGGATAATACGCCTGACTCAGGATCAGTCCTTCGGGAAAGACATCGGGAATGCCGACCGGGATAACGAGCGAATGCCGGAATGCGGATCGTTTCTGGAACGTCAGCTGGAGCGAGAGGAGGGTCGACGCCTGCGGAAAGGCGTTGACCGGGATAACGCGCAGGTAGCAGTCAGCCCCGGTTTCGATCCGCGTCGCGCGAAAATAAGATGAATCGTTCGATGGCGCGTATTGCTCTGTAATCCGGTAGTTCAGAATAACCATGCTCATTGCGTTCGTTCGCCCTTTCAGGAGCCCTCCGGATTAAATTATAGTTGAATCCGGAGGAATCGACGACTCTCGATTTTCATTCGAGCAAGAACCCCCGTTTCTCCGTTTCTTTTGGTAGAATTTTGTATAGAAGAATCGTGCGGTGCATCGCGCAATCGCCGTCGCGGAAGTTTCGCCCGGCGTTCAATCTCTATTGAAAAGAGGCTTTCCGTTTGCCGTGAGAGAGTATCAACTCAAGCTGAATCAGCTGATCCCGTTTCTTCCGGAAGTGCGTAGTATTTCCGGCAACAAACCGAATATTGTTTATAATGCTGTGACTTTCGATTCACGTGAGGTCAGGCCCGGCGCGATATACGTCGCGCTTCAGGGAACGAGCGTCGACGGTCACGATTTTATTCCAAACGCGATCGAGAACGGCGCGACCGCGATTATCGGAACGTCCGGCTTAGCGCGAGATACGTTCGACCTCCCGGTCCCTTATATCCGCGTCAGCGACTCCCGCTGCGCGATGGCCTGGGCGGCGGCGGCGCTTTACGATTTCCCTGCCCGCGATCTGGTTACGATTGGCGTGACCGGGACCGACGGGAAGACGACGACGTCTACGATTCTCTATTATATTTTGAAGGAGGCGGGCTTCGCAACCGGAATGATCACGACGGTGGCGGCGATGATCAATGGGGTTGAAATCGATACCGGTTTTCATGTGACGACGCCGGAGAGCCCTGACGTTCACCGGTTCCTGGCGGAAATGCGCGACAGCGGCGTGACCCATGTCGTTCTTGAAGTCACGTCGCACGGCCTGGCGCAGCAGCGCGTTGCCGCCGTCGATTTCGATATCGCCGTCGTGACGAATATTACGCATGAACATCTGGATTACCATAAAACGCGCGAGGACTACTTTGCGGCGAAGGCGATCCTGTTTGAGGGGCTGGGAAAAAGGACGCGCGCGATAAAACCGCTGGCGATCCTGAATCTTGACGATCCGGACTCCTATCGTTTTCTGGAACCGCGGACCGCGGTGAAAAAGGTCTGCTACTCGGCGGAGGCGAAGGATCAGGAGGCATTCGCGACGATCGGTTCGCTCAAATCTTCGCCGGGCGGGCTGGAGCTGGAAGCGCGCTTCCGCGAGATGCCGAATTCGAGGGATAATCAGGCGATCCGGGTGCATTCGTCGTTGATCGGGAAGTATAACGCCGCGAATATTCTTGCGGCGATGTCGGCGGCGATTTACGGGCTTGGCGTTATACCGGAAACGGCCGCGGCGGGCGTTGCAAAATGCGGCTATATTTCGGGGCGGATGGAACTGATTTCGATGGGTCAGGACTTTTTCGCGATGGTCGACTTCGCGCATACGCCGAACGCGTTGGCGAAAGCGCTGGATTCTGCCCGCGGGCTGCTCATGGATTATCATCCCGCCCGGCCCGACGCGCGGATTATCGCGATTTTCGGTTCGGCGGGGCTGCGCGATCGGGAAAAACGGCGGATGATGCCCGCTGTGGCGGCGAAGAAGGCGGATATCATGATCCTGACGGCCGAGGATCCGCGGACAGAATCACTTGAGGAAATCCTTGGGCAGATGGCCGAGGAGGCGGAGGCGAGCGGCGGAAAGCTGAATGAGACGTATTATGTCGAGCCGGATCGGGGAAACGCGATTCGCCTGGGCGTTCGGCTGGCCCGGGCGGGGGATCTGGTCGTTGCGCTCGGGAAAGGGCACGAGCAGTCGATGTGCTTCGAGCGGACGGAGTACCCCTGGGACGAACGCGTTGCGATGCGCGCAGCGCTGGCGGAGCGGATGGGGGTTCCGGGACCGGCAATGCCGTACCTGCCGACGTCGGCGGGGAGATAAAATGAGAACGCCCGGCTGGATGAGGTCCTTCCCGAAGACCTGACTCAGGGGATCGCCTCATCAGCGCGGGCGTCTTTTTTATTCATATCCCGACTTCGCTTCAGCGTAAATCTTCTCAAACTCCGCCAGGAAATCCCCGGCAATCTCCGACGAGCTGATGAAGAGGATCTGCTCATCGTTAAAGCGGTCGGCGGAACGGGTAAAGTTATACGAACCGGCGGCGACGAACGAGCCGTCGATGATAACGACCTTCTCGTGCATCAGCGCATCGGCCGACCCATCCATGAAGATCGGCACGCCCTGCCCTTTCAGGAACGGCGCCTCGCCGCCTTTATCCCTGAACGCTTTTTCGCCTTCGAAAACAACGGCTACGTCAACCCCGTTTTCCCAGCGGCCGACGAGCGCTTTCCCGATCGCGTCTTCCGTAAACGAATAGGCGAGGATTCGGACCTCTTTCCGCGCCGCCTCGATAACGGTCGTGATCGTCTTGCCGATATTGTCTTCCGGCGCAAAACGGACGAGGAAACGCGTTCCGTCTTCGAGCTCGATAATCCCTGGCTCGTCGCTTTTCGGACTTTCCGCGCCGAAGAGGTTATCGAAGAACATCTCGTCAAATTCGGCGCTGAAAATTGCGTTCGCCTCTTTCGATCGCAGGAAAATCATGAAGTTATTATCGTAAAAAAATGAACTGGGCGTCATGTTGGCGCTGCCGCTGATCGTCGCGTCGTCGTCTAAAACGATGAACTTCGCGTGCATCAGGCCTTGCCCGTTTGCCTCAAAAATCTCGACGCCGCCGGCTTCCATGTTCCCGACGACGTCTTTTCCCGCGTTTTCGCCATGAATCACGACGCGGACTTCGAGACCTCGGTCGACAGCGCTGATCAGCGCTTCGGCGACTTTTTTATCCGTGAAATTATACGTCGCCAGGTAAACATGATCCTTCGCGGTGTTAATTGCCTCGATAATCATGTCCTGGAGCGTCGTGTCCCGCTTCGGGGCATAGGGGTTATTGAAATAAACTTCCATGAAGCTTCCGGGTTCGACCGCCGCGGACACCGCGCTGAAGGAGCCGGCGATCAGGATGACGGAAAGGACGGCGAGGATGATCCTGAAAAGACGTTTCATTTTGGACTCTCCGTTAAA includes:
- a CDS encoding murein biosynthesis integral membrane protein MurJ yields the protein MPERSREQVPSKGSSFIKSTAILAGAMVFSQICGLLSKSLLGSTFGTSAELDAYLASNRLTETIFNLVAGGALASAFVPMFSTLLDRDDARGAWKLASNIVNILILVLLVLTALLYAFAGPVAENFLVPGFKAQDPLMQRLTAELLRIQLPSILIFGLSGLLMGILNSHGNFLLPGLAPAMYQIGILIGVTILAKPFGIRGLAYGAVLGAALHLSAQLPGLIRIRTKRYFASFGFRDSAVIEVIRLMIPRQVGASAVQLNFLVNNFIASYLPAGSITAVSLGLTIMLMPQAVIAQSVATVSLPRFSVLAGRGELDRMRSALADTLRLVLLLSLPAAVGLILFGSEIVRLIFERSAFNPQMSEMVNWALRWYSVGLVFHCIVEVVSRAFYAVHDTKTPVIVLFCAMGLNMALSFLLTEGFSRAGLYPHGGVALANSIATGLEMAALLTLMRRRLDGLSGKRIVRVLVQGGAAVSAMIAFIFLWRAAAGKLAPLLYLAGGIGGAVFVYAGGCLAAKVEESALIRRALRRFFVR